The Vicia villosa cultivar HV-30 ecotype Madison, WI linkage group LG1, Vvil1.0, whole genome shotgun sequence genome includes a region encoding these proteins:
- the LOC131623848 gene encoding serine carboxypeptidase-like 32, whose protein sequence is MTSFYLLGFVVLFLSLNSNVSSRDVSSRDVKWAVDDNSDLVTNLPGQPPVYFKHYAGYVNVNETNGRSLFYWFFEALTEPENKPLLLWLNGGPGCSSVGYGATEEIGPFLVDIDGKCLKYNNFSWNREANLLFLESPIGVGFSYSNTTSEYQHLGDDFTANDTYTFLHKWFLKFPSYRTRSFYIGGESYGGHYVPQLAQVILDRNNEPSLHIDLKGILVGNPEISYAEDWWGMIDYAWSHAVISDETHKIIRENCQFNNTDNTSSSNDVCNKGLDEMFKQYNEIDIYSLYTPVCLADKGVSKPMQKVMKLSSNKDMIPRIMGGYDPCIDHYATTYFNIPEVQKALHASDGHNLKNWSICNDFVFNNWEQSARTVIPVYSKLISAGLRVWIYSGDTDGRVPVLSTRYSINLLGLPITKPWNPWYNEKEVSGWYQEYKGLTFATFRGAGHDVPTFKPSNSLVFFTSFLLGESLPSKR, encoded by the exons ATGACAAGTTTCTACCTATTGGGTTTTGTGGTGTTGTTTTTATCTTTGAATTCTAATGTTTCTTCAAGAGATGTTTCTTCTAGAGATGTGAAATGGGCTGTTGATGATAATAGTGATCTTGTGACTAATTTGCCTGGCCAGCCTCCAGTATATTTCAAGCACTATGCTGGATATGTGAACGTCAATGAAACCAATGGAAGATCACTGTTTTATTGGTTTTTCGAAGCTTTGACGGAGCCTGAAAATAAACCATTGCTTCTATGGCTTAATGGAG gaccTGGATGCTCTTCTGTGGGATATGGAGCAACCGAGGAGATTGGCCCATTTTTAGTAGACATTGATGGGAAATgccttaaatataataatttctcATGGAATAGAG AGGCCAACCTGTTATTCCTTGAATCTCCTATTGGTGTTGGATTTTCCTACTCAAATACAACAAGTGAATATCAACATTTAGGAGATGATTTCACAG CTAATGATACTTACACCTTTCTACACAAATGGTTCCTCAAGTTTCCATCATATAGAACAAGGTCATTTTACATTGGAGGGGAGAGCTATGGAG GACATTATGTACCACAACTGGCTCAAGTTATCCTTGATAGGAATAATGAACCTTCCCTTCATATTGATCTCAAGGGAATTTTG GTGGGAAACCCTGAAATTTCCTATGCTGAGGATTGGTGGGGTATGATTGATTATGCATGGAGTCATGCAGTGATATCGGATGAAACTCAcaaaataataagagaaaattgTCAATTTAACAACACTGATAATACATCAAGTAGCAATGATGTATGCAATAAAGGATTAGATGAAATGTTCAAACAATACAATGAAATTGATATCTATAGTCTCTACACACCTGTTTGTTTAGCTGATAAGGGGGTTTCAAAACCCATGCAAAAGGTTATGAAGCTTTCATCAAACAAAGATATG ATACCAAGGATAATGGGTGGTTATGACCCATGTATTGATCACTATGCTACTACATATTTTAATATACCTGAAGTTCAAAAGGCTCTTCATGCAAGTGATGGTCACAATCTCAAGAATTGGAGTATTTGCAA TGATTTCGTATTCAACAACTGGGAACAATCAGCACGAACTGTTATCCCAGTTTACAGCAAGCTTATTTCAGCAGGATTAAGGGTTTGGATTTACag TGGAGACACTGATGGTAGAGTACCAGTATTGTCAACTAGATACAGCATAAATCTTCTTGGTTTGCCGATCACCAAGCCATGGAATCCTTGGTACAATGAAAAGGAG GTTAGTGGATGGTATCAAGAATATAAGGGACTTACATTTGCTACATTTAGAGGAGCTGGCCATGATGTACCTACTTTCAAACCAAGCAATTCACTTGTGTTCTTCACATCTTTTCTTTTGGGAGAATCACTACCttctaaaagataa